In Streptomyces chartreusis, the following proteins share a genomic window:
- a CDS encoding MFS transporter, which translates to MATAETVGGRAPAWRGGFGRLWGAAVLSSFGDSLRTAALPLLAVTLTDRPLLIAAVTACGYLPWIVFGLLGGAVADRVDQRRAMWTVDALRGLLVAAFAVVVALGHASIGLLIALAFTLTTLQTLFDNASTALLPALVDRDALGSANARLMTGQRIAGGLIGGPLVPLLLVAGAAVPFVADAATFLVAAALVASLRITAPERTPAPAGSTLRREIGEGLRTLWRDRALRGLCAATALCNIGMGAQLATLVVLVTGWLDAGATGYAAAGAAFTVGGLAGGVVNGWIVKRLGRVRAVLVAGAVQTGALIVMGTVRSLAVLVAALIVFGLMGMVWNVNTTTLMQQCSPAELLGRVASAFRTLAFAGVPLGALLGGAVATAWGLNTPPLLTAAFFVPALIALIPAGKRDVPVVAQDDDRRTAHVQR; encoded by the coding sequence GTGGCGACGGCTGAGACGGTGGGCGGGCGCGCGCCGGCATGGCGCGGTGGCTTCGGACGGCTGTGGGGCGCCGCCGTGCTCTCCAGCTTCGGAGACTCCCTGCGTACGGCAGCCCTGCCGCTCCTCGCCGTCACGCTCACGGACCGGCCGCTGCTGATCGCCGCGGTCACCGCCTGTGGCTATCTCCCCTGGATCGTCTTCGGGCTGCTCGGCGGCGCCGTCGCCGATCGGGTGGACCAGCGGCGCGCGATGTGGACGGTGGACGCGTTACGCGGACTGCTGGTCGCCGCGTTCGCCGTGGTCGTGGCGCTCGGGCACGCCTCGATCGGCCTGCTCATCGCGCTGGCCTTCACCCTGACCACGCTCCAGACCCTGTTCGACAACGCCTCCACGGCCCTGCTCCCCGCCCTGGTGGACCGGGACGCGCTCGGCAGCGCGAACGCCCGGCTGATGACCGGGCAGCGCATCGCGGGCGGCCTGATCGGCGGGCCGCTCGTGCCGTTGCTGCTGGTCGCGGGGGCCGCCGTGCCCTTCGTCGCCGACGCCGCCACCTTCCTGGTCGCGGCCGCGCTGGTGGCCTCGCTGCGGATCACGGCGCCCGAGCGGACGCCGGCCCCGGCGGGCAGCACCCTGCGCCGGGAGATCGGCGAGGGGCTGCGCACCCTGTGGCGCGACCGGGCCCTGAGAGGGCTGTGCGCCGCCACCGCCCTGTGCAACATCGGCATGGGCGCCCAGCTCGCGACCCTGGTCGTCCTGGTGACCGGGTGGCTGGACGCCGGGGCCACGGGGTACGCGGCGGCCGGCGCGGCCTTCACCGTCGGGGGCCTGGCCGGGGGAGTGGTGAACGGCTGGATCGTGAAGCGGCTGGGCCGGGTGCGGGCCGTGCTGGTCGCGGGCGCGGTGCAGACCGGGGCCCTGATCGTCATGGGCACCGTGCGCAGCCTGGCCGTGCTGGTGGCGGCGCTGATCGTCTTCGGACTCATGGGCATGGTGTGGAACGTCAACACGACGACGCTCATGCAGCAGTGCAGCCCTGCCGAACTGCTCGGCCGGGTCGCCTCGGCCTTCAGAACCCTGGCCTTCGCCGGAGTGCCGCTCGGCGCTTTGCTGGGGGGTGCCGTCGCCACCGCCTGGGGCCTGAACACCCCGCCCCTGCTCACGGCGGCCTTCTTCGTGCCGGCCCTGATCGCGCTGATACCTGCGGGCAAGCGGGACGTACCTGTTGTTGCGCAGGACGACGACCGCAGGACAGCTCACGTCCAGCGCTGA
- the pgi gene encoding glucose-6-phosphate isomerase — protein MNADGRTRLNQTPEWSALTKHREELGDVGLRELFAADPDRGSGYTLQVGDLHIDYSKHLVTDETLRLLRELAAATDVFGLRDAMFRGEKINTTEDRAVLHTALRAPREAVIEVDGENVVPGVHAVLDKMAGFAERVRSGVWTGHTGKRIKNVVNVGIGGSDLGPAMAYEVLRSFTDRDLTVRFVSNVDGADLHEATRDLDAAETLFVIASKTFTTIETITNATSARDWLLAELKAGPEAVAKHFVALSTNAEKVADFGIDTANMFEFWDWVGGRYSFDSAIGLSLMIAIGPDRFRQMLDGFRTVDEHFRTAPAEENVPLLLGLLGIWYGNFHDAQSHAVLPYSHYLSKFTAYLQQLDMESNGKYVGRDGREVDWQTGPVVWGTPGTNGQHAYYQLIHQGTKLIPADFIGFAEPVAEMSDGLKAQHDLLMANFFAQTQALAFGKTPEEVRAEGVPEELVTHKTFKGDHPTTTILARELTPSVLGQLIALYEHKVFVQGAVWNIDSFDQWGVELGKVLAKRVEPALTEGAEVPGLDASTKALVAKYRELRGRK, from the coding sequence ATGAACGCAGACGGCCGTACCAGGCTCAATCAGACGCCCGAGTGGAGCGCGCTGACCAAGCACCGCGAGGAGCTCGGCGACGTCGGGCTTCGGGAGCTGTTCGCCGCCGACCCCGATCGCGGCTCGGGCTACACCCTCCAGGTCGGCGACCTGCACATCGACTACTCCAAGCACCTGGTCACCGACGAGACGCTGCGGCTGCTGCGTGAGCTGGCCGCCGCCACGGACGTGTTCGGGCTGCGGGACGCCATGTTCCGCGGCGAGAAGATCAACACCACCGAGGACCGCGCCGTGCTGCACACCGCGCTGCGCGCCCCGCGCGAGGCGGTGATCGAGGTCGACGGGGAGAACGTCGTGCCGGGTGTGCACGCCGTCCTCGACAAGATGGCCGGCTTCGCCGAGCGGGTCCGCTCCGGCGTCTGGACCGGCCACACCGGCAAGCGGATCAAGAACGTCGTCAACGTCGGCATCGGCGGCTCCGACCTCGGTCCGGCGATGGCCTACGAGGTGCTGCGCAGCTTCACCGACCGCGACCTCACCGTCCGCTTCGTGTCGAACGTCGACGGTGCCGACCTGCACGAGGCCACCCGGGACCTGGACGCGGCCGAGACGCTGTTCGTCATCGCCTCGAAGACGTTCACCACGATCGAGACGATCACCAACGCCACGTCCGCGCGGGACTGGCTCCTCGCCGAACTGAAGGCCGGGCCGGAGGCCGTCGCCAAGCACTTCGTCGCCCTGTCGACGAACGCCGAGAAGGTCGCCGACTTCGGCATCGACACGGCCAACATGTTCGAGTTCTGGGACTGGGTCGGCGGGCGCTACTCCTTCGACTCGGCGATCGGCCTGTCCCTGATGATCGCCATCGGGCCGGACCGCTTCCGTCAGATGCTCGACGGTTTCCGCACCGTCGACGAGCACTTCCGCACCGCGCCCGCCGAGGAGAACGTCCCGCTGCTGCTCGGTCTGCTGGGCATCTGGTACGGCAACTTCCACGACGCCCAGTCGCACGCGGTGCTGCCCTACAGCCACTACCTGTCCAAGTTCACTGCGTATCTCCAGCAGTTGGACATGGAGTCCAACGGCAAGTACGTCGGCCGGGACGGTCGGGAGGTCGACTGGCAGACCGGGCCGGTGGTGTGGGGCACGCCGGGCACCAACGGGCAGCACGCGTACTACCAGCTGATCCACCAGGGCACCAAGCTCATCCCGGCGGACTTCATCGGCTTCGCCGAGCCGGTCGCCGAGATGAGCGACGGACTCAAGGCGCAGCACGACCTGCTGATGGCGAACTTCTTCGCGCAGACGCAGGCGCTGGCGTTCGGCAAGACGCCGGAGGAGGTGCGCGCGGAGGGGGTGCCCGAGGAACTGGTGACGCACAAGACGTTCAAGGGCGACCACCCGACGACCACGATCCTCGCGCGTGAGCTGACGCCGTCCGTGCTGGGGCAGTTGATCGCGCTGTACGAGCACAAGGTGTTCGTGCAGGGCGCGGTGTGGAACATCGACTCCTTCGACCAGTGGGGCGTGGAGCTCGGCAAGGTCCTCGCCAAGCGGGTCGAGCCCGCGCTGACCGAAGGGGCCGAGGTGCCGGGTCTGGACGCGTCGACGAAGGCGCTCGTCGCCAAGTACCGGGAGCTGCGCGGCCGGAAGTGA
- a CDS encoding ABC transporter substrate-binding protein — protein MRWIHAAGRGLLVLVVILTGYVASGARADEGPAGGRGPLTLATAGDLTGYLGSVLEGWNRTHPGEKVTLVELPDSADETHAQMTTDLRGGDRSRFDILNIDVNWTSEFAAHGWIRPLARDRFPLDTFLPPVVDTATYDGQLYAVPYVTNAGLLLYRKDILAKEGLDPPRTWAELEKQAKTVAPKYGLDGYAGQFLPYEGLTVNAAEAVYSAGGSILGDEGERVTVNSMAARDGIDFLARGVREGWIPKQALTYKEEESKRAFQDGRLLFLRNWPYAYVGASAAGSPVAGKIGAVPLPGPDGPGTSVLGGSNLAVSTHARHPDSAARLLAYLTSERVQRQVLTRGALPPVRADLYEDPALVREFPYLPTLRESVRTAAPRPKSPRYDQVSLVVQAIVHDAMTGRETPEAAVRRLARELDAVAR, from the coding sequence ATGCGGTGGATCCACGCCGCGGGTAGGGGCCTTCTCGTCCTCGTCGTGATCCTGACCGGCTATGTCGCCTCCGGCGCCCGTGCCGACGAGGGTCCCGCGGGCGGCAGAGGGCCGTTGACCCTCGCCACCGCCGGAGACCTCACCGGCTATCTCGGCTCCGTGCTGGAGGGCTGGAACCGCACTCACCCCGGCGAGAAGGTCACCCTCGTCGAGCTGCCCGACTCCGCCGACGAGACCCACGCGCAGATGACCACCGATCTGCGCGGCGGCGACCGCAGCCGCTTCGACATCCTGAACATCGACGTCAACTGGACCTCGGAGTTCGCGGCGCACGGCTGGATCCGCCCCCTCGCCCGCGACCGCTTCCCGCTGGACACCTTCCTGCCACCGGTCGTGGACACGGCGACCTACGACGGACAGCTGTACGCGGTCCCGTACGTCACCAACGCCGGCCTGCTCCTCTATCGCAAGGACATCCTCGCCAAGGAGGGCCTCGACCCGCCGCGCACCTGGGCCGAGCTGGAGAAACAGGCGAAGACCGTCGCCCCGAAGTACGGCCTCGACGGCTACGCGGGCCAGTTCCTGCCGTACGAGGGCCTTACCGTGAACGCCGCCGAGGCCGTCTACTCGGCGGGCGGTTCGATCCTCGGCGACGAGGGCGAGCGGGTCACCGTCAACTCGATGGCGGCCCGTGACGGCATCGACTTCCTCGCCCGGGGTGTGCGCGAGGGCTGGATCCCGAAACAGGCGCTCACCTACAAGGAGGAGGAGTCCAAGCGGGCCTTCCAGGACGGGCGCCTGCTGTTCCTCCGCAACTGGCCGTACGCCTACGTCGGCGCGTCGGCCGCGGGGTCGCCGGTCGCCGGGAAGATCGGCGCCGTACCGCTGCCGGGGCCGGACGGGCCCGGGACCAGTGTGCTGGGCGGCTCCAACCTGGCCGTCAGCACGCATGCCCGGCACCCCGACTCCGCCGCGCGGCTGCTCGCGTATCTGACCAGCGAGCGCGTCCAGCGGCAGGTCCTCACGCGTGGCGCGCTGCCGCCCGTGCGGGCCGACCTGTACGAGGATCCGGCGCTGGTGCGGGAGTTCCCGTATCTGCCGACCCTGCGCGAGAGCGTGCGCACGGCCGCGCCGCGACCCAAGAGCCCGCGCTACGACCAGGTGAGCCTGGTGGTGCAGGCGATCGTGCACGACGCGATGACCGGGCGCGAGACGCCCGAGGCCGCGGTGCGCCGGCTGGCGCGCGAGCTCGACGCCGTCGCGCGCTGA
- a CDS encoding glycoside hydrolase family 13 protein has product MLSKYHWWRDAVIYQVYVRSFLDSTGDGVGDLAGVRAGLPYLKKLGVDGIWLSPFYPSPQHDHGYDVADYCDVDPLFGDLAEFDLLVAAARRLGIKVLLDIVPNHCSSEHRWFEEALVAEPGSKARARFHFADGRGADGSEPPNNWHAMFGGPAWSRVTEADGQAGQWYLHMFTPEQPDWNWRNPEVGAEFDRVLRFWLDRGVDGFRIDVAAGLFKHPELPDSDDPEADARTRDSVNPLAWNQPEVHAVWRQWRSICEEYTARDGQERLLVGEVSVPTAREHALYVRSDELHQAFFFDLLSAPWEADAFRKVISEAMQDIAGTGSTVTWVLNNHDQVRTVTRYGEPATGGSGLGAARARAAALLMLALPGAAYIYQGEELGLPEVVDLPDDVLTDPIFRRTGSRARIRDGCRVPLPWSGQASPFGFTSGAESAKPWLPQPEYFAEYATDRALADTRSFWHLYRDGLQLRAGLPQLGEGSLRWLDSPPGVLAFERGDGVVCAVNFGTAATAAPVSGTPLLSSGPCPAGVLPGSTAAWWINDR; this is encoded by the coding sequence ATGCTGAGTAAGTACCACTGGTGGCGTGACGCGGTGATCTACCAGGTCTACGTCCGCAGCTTCCTCGACAGCACCGGCGACGGTGTCGGCGACCTCGCAGGGGTCCGCGCGGGGCTGCCCTACCTCAAGAAGCTCGGGGTCGACGGGATCTGGCTGAGCCCCTTCTATCCCTCCCCGCAGCACGACCACGGCTACGACGTGGCCGACTACTGCGACGTCGACCCGCTCTTCGGCGACCTCGCCGAGTTCGACCTGCTGGTCGCCGCGGCCCGGCGCCTCGGGATCAAGGTGCTTCTCGACATCGTCCCCAACCACTGCTCCAGCGAGCACCGGTGGTTCGAGGAGGCGCTGGTCGCCGAGCCCGGCAGCAAGGCCCGCGCCCGCTTCCACTTCGCCGACGGCCGTGGCGCCGACGGCTCCGAGCCGCCCAACAACTGGCACGCGATGTTCGGCGGCCCGGCGTGGAGCCGGGTGACCGAGGCGGACGGGCAGGCCGGCCAGTGGTACCTGCACATGTTCACGCCCGAGCAGCCCGACTGGAACTGGCGCAACCCCGAGGTCGGCGCCGAGTTCGACCGCGTCCTGCGGTTCTGGCTGGACCGCGGTGTCGACGGCTTCCGCATCGACGTCGCCGCCGGACTCTTCAAGCACCCGGAACTGCCCGACTCCGACGACCCGGAGGCCGACGCCCGCACCCGCGACTCGGTCAACCCGCTCGCCTGGAACCAGCCCGAGGTGCACGCGGTGTGGCGCCAGTGGCGCTCCATATGCGAGGAGTACACCGCCCGCGACGGCCAGGAACGGCTCCTCGTCGGCGAGGTCTCCGTCCCGACCGCCCGCGAGCACGCCTTGTACGTCCGCTCCGACGAACTCCACCAGGCGTTCTTCTTCGACCTGCTCAGCGCGCCCTGGGAGGCCGACGCCTTCCGCAAGGTCATCTCCGAGGCCATGCAGGACATCGCCGGCACGGGCTCGACGGTCACCTGGGTCCTCAACAACCACGACCAGGTCCGCACCGTCACCCGCTACGGCGAGCCCGCCACCGGGGGCAGCGGCCTCGGCGCCGCCCGCGCCCGCGCCGCCGCGCTGCTGATGCTGGCGCTGCCCGGAGCCGCGTACATCTACCAGGGCGAGGAGCTGGGGCTGCCCGAGGTCGTCGATCTGCCCGACGACGTGCTCACCGACCCGATCTTCCGCCGCACCGGCAGCCGGGCGCGGATCCGCGACGGCTGCCGGGTGCCGCTGCCGTGGTCGGGACAGGCCTCGCCCTTCGGCTTCACCTCCGGCGCGGAGAGCGCCAAGCCCTGGCTGCCGCAGCCGGAGTACTTCGCCGAGTACGCCACCGACCGCGCGCTGGCCGACACCCGCTCCTTCTGGCACCTCTACCGCGACGGTCTCCAACTGCGCGCCGGACTCCCGCAGTTGGGCGAGGGCTCGCTGCGCTGGCTGGACAGCCCGCCCGGCGTCCTGGCCTTCGAGCGCGGCGACGGCGTGGTCTGCGCCGTCAACTTCGGCACGGCGGCCACCGCCGCGCCCGTCTCCGGCACCCCCCTGCTGTCCAGCGGTCCCTGCCCCGCCGGCGTACTGCCCGGCTCCACCGCCGCCTGGTGGATCAACGACCGCTGA
- a CDS encoding PadR family transcriptional regulator, whose translation MRLPLLALLARGPAHGYELKQDLEVLLGSAYPQPNVGQIYVTLGRLEKSGLIEGEDVEQSSRPNKKVYHLTDAGREALRAWFEETEDEPRVRDEFFMKLAVAPQTGLADQIALINKQRRQYLNTMRQLSKLAAAEDRDNRIAHLLIEGAMLHLQADLDWLERCQEELEELE comes from the coding sequence GTGCGGCTGCCCCTCCTGGCCCTGCTGGCGCGCGGCCCGGCGCACGGATACGAGCTCAAGCAGGACCTTGAGGTACTGCTGGGCTCCGCGTACCCTCAGCCGAACGTCGGCCAGATCTATGTGACCCTCGGCCGTCTCGAGAAATCGGGACTGATAGAGGGCGAGGACGTCGAACAGTCGAGCCGGCCCAACAAGAAGGTCTACCACCTCACCGACGCCGGGCGTGAGGCGCTGCGCGCCTGGTTCGAGGAGACCGAGGACGAGCCGCGGGTGCGGGACGAGTTCTTCATGAAGCTGGCCGTCGCCCCGCAGACCGGTCTCGCCGACCAGATCGCCCTCATCAACAAGCAACGGCGTCAGTACCTGAACACCATGCGTCAACTGTCGAAGCTGGCCGCCGCCGAAGACCGCGACAACCGCATCGCCCATCTGCTGATCGAGGGCGCGATGCTGCACCTTCAGGCCGACCTCGACTGGCTGGAGCGGTGCCAGGAAGAGCTGGAGGAGCTGGAGTGA
- a CDS encoding ABC transporter ATP-binding protein, which yields MSDDSAPVLRADGPTQADERPALRAEALVKTHHGEGAPAHAVRGVDLSVRRGEFVAVTGPSGAGKSTLLHLLGGLQRPDSGGIWLDGECADRWSEARWSVERRKRIGIVFQFFNLVSNLSVADNVELPALLAGVPPKRARAERTELLAELGLTGKERSMPGELSGGEQQRVALARALVNRPPLLLADEPAGSLDSKGTREVMRLLSRFHQRGQTIVLVTHDARLASAADRVISFFDGRIADDAELDAGPPPRRAGTSGVLELELRD from the coding sequence GTGAGCGACGATTCCGCTCCCGTGCTGCGCGCCGACGGTCCCACACAGGCCGACGAGCGTCCCGCGCTGCGCGCCGAGGCCCTCGTCAAGACGCACCACGGCGAGGGCGCTCCGGCGCATGCCGTGCGCGGTGTGGATCTCTCCGTCCGGCGCGGCGAGTTCGTGGCCGTCACCGGTCCGTCCGGTGCCGGCAAGTCGACCCTGTTGCATCTGCTGGGCGGGTTGCAGCGGCCGGACAGCGGCGGCATCTGGCTGGACGGCGAGTGCGCGGACCGCTGGAGCGAGGCCCGCTGGTCGGTGGAGCGCAGGAAGCGCATCGGGATCGTCTTCCAGTTCTTCAACCTGGTCTCCAACCTCTCCGTCGCCGACAACGTCGAGCTGCCCGCGCTGCTGGCCGGGGTACCGCCGAAGCGGGCCCGTGCCGAGCGCACGGAGCTGCTGGCCGAGCTGGGGCTCACCGGCAAGGAGCGCAGCATGCCGGGCGAGCTGTCCGGCGGTGAGCAGCAGCGCGTGGCGCTGGCCCGGGCACTGGTGAACCGGCCGCCGCTGCTGCTGGCCGACGAACCCGCCGGCAGCCTGGACAGCAAGGGCACCCGCGAGGTGATGCGGCTGCTGTCCCGCTTCCACCAGCGGGGCCAGACGATCGTGCTGGTCACGCATGACGCCCGGCTGGCGAGCGCCGCGGACCGGGTGATCAGCTTCTTCGACGGCCGAATAGCCGACGACGCCGAACTGGACGCCGGCCCACCGCCGCGCCGCGCCGGCACCTCGGGCGTGCTGGAGCTGGAGCTCAGGGACTGA
- a CDS encoding ABC transporter substrate-binding protein encodes MMRRRTTLLTGCTALVLALGATACGGGDVSAGGGDKALNGQTVNVAGVWSGSEQKNFQKVLDAFSEKTGAKTQFTSTGDNVSTVVGSKIEGGNAPDVVMVPQVGVLKQFAQNGWLKPLSGAAQKSVDGNFAPVWKNYGSVDGTLYGLYFKAAHKSTVWYSPEALTQAGVEAPKTYDDMLKAGQTVSDSGLAAFSVAGQDGWTLTDWFENVYLSQAGPEKYDALAAHELKWTDASVVEALTTLGKLFKDKQLIAGGQKGALNTDFPGSVEKVFGPKPEAGMVYEGDFVAGVAKDQFGKKIGEDANFFPFPAVGGGKAPVVSGGDAAVVLKDGKNQKAGMALLEYLATPEAAAVWAEAGGFLSPNKNVDLASYGDDVTRATAKSLVSAGDSVRFDMSDQAPAAFGGTKGAGEWKLLQDFLRDPSDPKGTAAKLEAAAAKAYEGQG; translated from the coding sequence ATGATGCGACGACGTACCACCCTGCTCACCGGCTGCACCGCTCTCGTCCTGGCGCTCGGCGCGACCGCCTGCGGCGGCGGCGACGTCTCCGCCGGCGGCGGCGACAAGGCACTCAACGGCCAGACGGTCAACGTGGCCGGTGTCTGGTCCGGCAGCGAGCAGAAGAACTTCCAGAAGGTGCTGGACGCCTTCAGCGAGAAGACCGGCGCCAAGACCCAGTTCACCTCCACCGGCGACAACGTCTCCACCGTCGTCGGCAGCAAGATCGAGGGCGGCAACGCCCCCGACGTGGTGATGGTCCCGCAGGTCGGCGTCCTGAAGCAGTTCGCGCAGAACGGCTGGCTCAAGCCGCTGTCCGGCGCCGCCCAGAAGTCCGTCGACGGCAACTTCGCCCCCGTGTGGAAGAACTACGGCAGCGTCGACGGCACCCTCTACGGCCTCTACTTCAAGGCCGCCCACAAGTCGACCGTCTGGTACAGCCCCGAGGCCCTCACGCAGGCCGGCGTCGAGGCGCCGAAGACGTACGACGACATGCTGAAGGCCGGACAGACCGTCTCCGACTCCGGCCTCGCCGCCTTCTCGGTCGCCGGACAGGACGGCTGGACCCTGACCGACTGGTTCGAGAACGTCTACCTCTCCCAGGCCGGACCCGAGAAGTACGACGCCCTCGCCGCGCACGAGCTGAAGTGGACCGACGCGTCCGTGGTCGAGGCGCTCACCACCCTCGGCAAGCTTTTCAAGGACAAGCAGCTGATAGCGGGCGGCCAGAAGGGCGCCCTCAACACCGACTTCCCCGGCTCGGTGGAGAAGGTGTTCGGGCCGAAGCCCGAGGCGGGCATGGTCTACGAGGGCGACTTCGTCGCGGGCGTCGCCAAGGACCAGTTCGGCAAGAAGATCGGCGAGGACGCGAACTTCTTCCCGTTCCCGGCGGTCGGCGGCGGCAAGGCGCCCGTGGTCAGCGGCGGTGACGCGGCCGTCGTCCTGAAGGACGGCAAGAACCAGAAGGCCGGCATGGCGCTCCTGGAGTACCTGGCGACGCCGGAGGCCGCGGCGGTCTGGGCGGAGGCCGGCGGCTTCCTCTCCCCGAACAAGAACGTCGACCTCGCCTCGTACGGCGACGACGTCACCCGCGCGACCGCCAAGTCCCTCGTCTCCGCGGGCGACTCGGTCCGCTTCGACATGTCCGACCAGGCCCCGGCGGCGTTCGGCGGCACCAAGGGCGCGGGCGAGTGGAAGCTCCTCCAGGACTTCCTGCGCGACCCGTCCGACCCGAAGGGGACCGCGGCGAAGCTGGAGGCCGCGGCGGCCAAGGCGTACGAGGGCCAGGGCTGA
- a CDS encoding ABC transporter permease, protein MRATLRWAHSDLRTHRGEALFLVLATAGIVVSLLLATALFGYATNPWQRVFTQARGAHVWLHTGAAADSAKLADLDGVESVAGPYPTASTTLASRGTRASVELRGTPERPAVGRPLLTSGHWLDPANPDGVVLESRLARALLAAPGDTLTLPGTGRSLTVLGIADSAEPRYRAGEQAGLVWAPPSAVRNPGGQVIGLRLTDPDDTDYAVQRAVTVLGAGAVSEVSTWKQARAEAQGDNRLLGQVLGLFGLGALVAAGLAVHGAIGTRIRGHLRDISVLKAIGFTPGQVVRVFVLQHLAFALLGAVAAATLIQALGSRIPGRLGDAVGVWQGLPGHTVALFAVPVGAVLFIGATTGLAAWRAGRVPPVPVPRRAAPLGGRLSGAARQALGLRLPPALVLGWHRAFNRRPRSLATVARLALPLLLIVVAMSAWTTIDRFDSRPEQIGLPTSLSVHTEAGLADGDARTLLERDPQVAAAYPGVEVAALVPGQTATIALRGLGTHQDPFPYALAEGRAAQGRDEAVAGQGLLDLLNAQVGDWVRMTVGDQPQILHIVGRSIEPENAGRVISTSLDTLRENDPGLGPTLYELRLRPGADPAEVADRLADAGQGRLDVHAVPNPADGLSPLRGVVVGLIAVLALIGLIELLTAIGGTVREGERDLLALKAIGLSPRQITAITVASTACTALAAVVIGTALGTPLAHWLIDTQGRSSGIGAGIAQGPSPALLLLLGTAAVTGAAALAAVPASRAARRRLADTLSAVA, encoded by the coding sequence GTGCGAGCCACCCTGCGCTGGGCGCACTCCGATCTGCGTACGCACCGCGGCGAGGCCCTGTTCCTCGTGCTGGCCACGGCCGGCATCGTCGTCTCGCTGCTGCTGGCCACGGCCCTCTTCGGCTACGCCACCAACCCCTGGCAGCGCGTCTTCACACAGGCGCGCGGCGCCCACGTATGGCTGCACACCGGCGCCGCGGCCGACTCCGCGAAGCTGGCGGACCTCGACGGCGTCGAGTCCGTCGCGGGCCCCTACCCCACCGCGTCCACCACGCTCGCCTCCCGCGGCACCCGCGCCTCGGTCGAGCTGCGCGGCACACCCGAGCGCCCCGCCGTCGGCCGCCCGCTGCTGACCTCCGGCCACTGGCTGGACCCGGCGAACCCGGACGGCGTGGTCCTGGAGAGCCGGCTGGCCCGCGCCCTGCTGGCCGCCCCCGGCGACACCCTCACGCTGCCCGGCACCGGCCGGTCCCTGACCGTCCTCGGCATCGCCGACAGCGCCGAGCCCCGCTACCGGGCGGGCGAGCAGGCGGGCCTCGTCTGGGCACCGCCGTCCGCCGTGCGCAACCCGGGCGGCCAGGTGATCGGGCTGCGCCTGACCGACCCCGACGACACGGACTACGCCGTCCAGCGCGCCGTGACGGTCCTGGGCGCCGGCGCGGTCAGCGAGGTCTCCACCTGGAAGCAGGCCCGCGCCGAGGCACAGGGCGACAACCGGCTGCTCGGACAGGTCCTGGGACTGTTCGGCCTCGGCGCGCTGGTCGCCGCCGGGCTCGCCGTGCACGGGGCGATCGGTACCCGGATCCGCGGCCATCTGCGGGACATCTCCGTGCTGAAGGCGATCGGCTTCACCCCGGGTCAGGTGGTCCGGGTCTTCGTGCTCCAGCACCTCGCCTTCGCGCTGCTCGGCGCCGTGGCCGCGGCCACCCTCATCCAGGCCCTGGGCAGCCGCATACCGGGGCGGCTCGGGGACGCGGTCGGCGTGTGGCAGGGGTTGCCCGGGCACACGGTGGCGCTGTTCGCGGTGCCGGTGGGGGCGGTGCTGTTCATCGGCGCGACCACGGGGCTCGCGGCGTGGCGGGCGGGGCGGGTGCCGCCGGTGCCGGTGCCGCGGCGTGCGGCTCCGCTGGGCGGGCGGCTCTCGGGCGCGGCCCGGCAGGCGCTCGGGCTGCGGCTGCCGCCCGCGCTGGTCCTGGGCTGGCACCGGGCGTTCAACCGGCGCCCGCGGTCGCTGGCCACGGTCGCCCGGCTGGCGCTGCCGCTGCTGCTGATCGTGGTGGCGATGAGCGCGTGGACCACCATCGACCGCTTCGACAGCCGGCCCGAGCAGATCGGCCTGCCGACCTCGCTGAGCGTCCACACCGAGGCCGGACTGGCCGACGGGGACGCCCGTACGCTGCTGGAACGCGACCCGCAGGTCGCCGCCGCCTACCCGGGCGTCGAGGTGGCCGCCCTGGTCCCCGGCCAGACGGCCACGATCGCCCTGCGCGGCCTCGGCACCCACCAGGACCCCTTCCCGTACGCGCTCGCCGAGGGCCGCGCCGCGCAGGGCCGCGACGAGGCGGTCGCCGGTCAGGGGCTGCTGGATCTGCTGAACGCGCAGGTCGGCGACTGGGTGCGGATGACCGTCGGCGACCAGCCGCAGATCCTGCACATCGTGGGCCGCAGCATCGAACCGGAGAACGCCGGCCGGGTCATCTCCACCTCCCTAGACACCCTGCGCGAGAACGACCCCGGCCTCGGCCCCACCCTCTACGAACTGCGGCTGCGCCCCGGCGCGGACCCGGCCGAGGTCGCCGACCGGCTGGCCGACGCCGGGCAGGGACGCCTGGACGTGCACGCCGTGCCGAACCCCGCCGACGGGCTCTCACCCCTGCGCGGCGTCGTCGTGGGCCTGATCGCCGTCCTCGCCCTCATCGGGCTCATCGAGCTGCTGACCGCGATCGGCGGCACCGTCCGCGAGGGCGAGCGCGACCTGCTGGCCCTGAAGGCCATCGGCCTCTCGCCCCGCCAGATCACCGCGATCACCGTCGCCTCCACCGCCTGCACCGCCCTGGCCGCGGTCGTCATCGGCACGGCCCTGGGCACACCCCTCGCGCACTGGCTGATCGACACCCAGGGCCGGTCGAGCGGTATCGGCGCCGGCATCGCCCAGGGCCCGTCCCCCGCTCTGCTGCTCCTGCTCGGCACCGCGGCGGTCACCGGCGCGGCCGCCCTCGCCGCGGTCCCGGCCTCCCGCGCGGCCCGCCGCCGCCTCGCCGACACCTTGAGCGCGGTCGCCTGA